Proteins from one Pseudarthrobacter sp. BIM B-2242 genomic window:
- the argF gene encoding ornithine carbamoyltransferase — protein sequence MTPVVSSTGTAGTTRHFLKDTDLSPAEQAEVLDLAVRMKAAPYSVQPFAAEGNGRKTVAVIFDKTSTRTRVSFATGIADMGGNALIINPGEAQIGHKESVEDTAKVLERMVSTIVWRTGAHSGLVAMAENSKVPVINALCDDYHPCQLLADLLAVKEHKGELAGLTMAYLGDAANNMANSYLLAGVTAGMHVRIAGPAGYLPADEIVAAAEERAALTGGSVLVTTDAAAALKGADVVATDTWVSMGQEAEKEARLQLFREYSVDEAAMAHAADDAVVLHCLPAYRGYEISAGVIDGPQSIVWDEAENRLHAQKALMAWLMHRSGLAVVEGLAPVEGTGESTY from the coding sequence GTGACCCCTGTAGTCTCTTCCACCGGCACTGCCGGCACCACCCGCCACTTCCTGAAGGACACCGACCTCAGCCCGGCCGAGCAGGCTGAGGTCCTGGACCTTGCCGTCCGGATGAAGGCGGCGCCGTACAGCGTGCAGCCTTTCGCCGCGGAGGGGAACGGCCGCAAGACCGTGGCTGTCATCTTCGACAAAACCTCCACCCGCACCCGGGTGTCCTTCGCCACCGGCATCGCCGACATGGGCGGCAACGCGCTGATCATCAACCCCGGCGAGGCGCAGATCGGCCACAAGGAATCGGTGGAAGACACCGCGAAGGTCCTGGAGCGCATGGTCTCCACCATCGTGTGGCGCACCGGTGCGCACTCCGGGCTGGTGGCCATGGCGGAAAACTCCAAGGTGCCGGTCATCAATGCCTTGTGCGATGACTACCACCCGTGCCAGCTCCTCGCAGACCTTCTCGCCGTCAAGGAACACAAGGGCGAGCTGGCGGGCCTGACCATGGCCTACCTCGGCGATGCCGCGAACAACATGGCCAACTCCTACCTGCTGGCCGGGGTCACCGCCGGCATGCACGTCCGCATCGCCGGCCCTGCAGGCTACCTCCCGGCGGACGAAATCGTCGCTGCCGCAGAGGAACGGGCCGCCCTGACCGGCGGGTCCGTCCTGGTCACCACCGACGCCGCGGCGGCCCTCAAGGGTGCCGACGTTGTTGCCACGGACACGTGGGTCTCCATGGGCCAGGAAGCCGAGAAGGAAGCCCGGCTGCAGCTGTTCCGCGAGTACTCCGTCGATGAGGCGGCCATGGCACACGCAGCGGATGACGCCGTCGTGCTTCACTGCCTGCCCGCGTACCGCGGCTACGAGATCTCCGCCGGCGTCATCGACGGCCCGCAGTCGATCGTCTGGGACGAGGCCGAGAACAGGCTGCACGCCCAGAAAGCGCTGATGGCGTGGCTCATGCACCGGTCCGGGCTGGCCGTTGTAGAGGGCCTCGCTCCGGTTGAAGGCACCGGGGAGAGCACGTACTAA
- a CDS encoding arginine repressor: MSVPSAAPGSSPATKTARQARITAILTGESVRSQAELAALLADDGVQVTQATLSRDLVELGAVRVRGKEGVLVYAVPGEGGERAAKSGVSQEILDARLARLCSELLVTAEASANIAVLRTPPGAANFLALAIDHSVMPSILGTIAGDDTVLLVSRDPQGGQDLAARFLQLAEEAGGSQQ, translated from the coding sequence ATGTCCGTTCCGTCCGCTGCGCCGGGCTCCAGCCCGGCCACCAAAACCGCCCGCCAGGCGCGCATCACCGCCATCCTCACGGGTGAATCGGTGCGCTCCCAGGCGGAGCTGGCCGCGTTGCTGGCGGACGACGGCGTCCAGGTCACCCAGGCCACGCTGTCGCGGGACCTCGTGGAACTCGGCGCCGTCCGCGTCCGCGGCAAGGAAGGCGTGCTGGTCTACGCCGTCCCTGGCGAAGGCGGCGAGCGTGCGGCCAAAAGCGGTGTGAGCCAGGAAATCCTGGATGCCCGGCTGGCCAGGCTCTGCAGCGAACTGCTGGTCACGGCGGAAGCATCGGCCAACATCGCCGTGCTCCGGACCCCGCCCGGTGCGGCGAACTTCCTGGCCCTGGCCATCGACCACTCGGTGATGCCGTCCATCCTGGGGACCATCGCCGGTGACGACACCGTGCTGCTGGTCTCCCGGGATCCGCAGGGCGGGCAGGACCTCGCCGCCCGGTTCCTGCAGCTGGCCGAAGAAGCAGGCGGCAGCCAGCAATAG